From one Streptomyces sp. NBC_01478 genomic stretch:
- a CDS encoding CaiB/BaiF CoA-transferase family protein, giving the protein MSETVPRVVELSSPFTRFAGRLLVGLGYEVVLVEPPEGDESRRELDGDAFVHWHAGKRSVVPASPEELRGLLAGADVLLDGSPGGAEALAEGLDDLVHVRVTPFGLTGPRTDWQGTDFVVAALGGMLAQVGDPDGPPLRLPEQQAEQLAGVNAAIAALLALRARRAGPGQLVDVSAQACVAAALEAGTLAYLHEDRVPPRPGSVHPLVPHGLFRAADGYLGGGLGGSPRMWDALLEWLREEDAAADLTEPRWQDPVERKKHQEHVFKVVQDFVGTWPKAEFAERAQARKLPWAAVDLPHELPDNPQLAARDFFTRVRTPEGERTDLGFPFAFPEGHRVRELEVRDVGADQELLHAGPPTEPPVRQTSVQPALHGIRVLDLTWVLAGPYCTKVLADHGADVIKVESMGRPDPTRFAPFMHLSRGPHTDPDTNGYFNEVNRNKRSIALDTRTDDGIAVLRDLIAHSDVLVENFSSTVMRKLGLGYEELRRINPDLVYVSMSGMGHTGPRNGWVSYADTVSASGGLTGLTGWGPDDVVGVIYGHGDIVAGLQAALATVAALEHRSLTGRGQHVDLSQLEAIAAHMGTSLLGGRRVTPAGNTHPSWSPQGVYRCLGADRWLAVSVRDDTEWAALCEVIGRPELATDERTLTAEARRHATALVDAALGEWTRTLPADVAAEALQARGVPAGAVQDGRELVEHDPQLRARGFYVRKEHPVAGAFLHEGVPIRLTRTPGGIREAAPVLGADTDAVLTEVAGFSAERVQRLREAGVLR; this is encoded by the coding sequence GTGAGCGAGACCGTGCCGCGCGTCGTCGAACTGTCCAGCCCCTTCACCCGGTTCGCCGGCCGGCTGCTGGTCGGGCTCGGGTACGAGGTCGTGCTCGTCGAACCGCCGGAAGGCGACGAGAGCCGACGCGAACTCGACGGCGACGCGTTCGTCCACTGGCACGCGGGCAAGCGGTCGGTCGTCCCCGCCTCGCCGGAGGAACTGCGCGGTCTGCTGGCCGGCGCCGACGTGCTGCTCGACGGGAGTCCGGGTGGCGCGGAGGCGCTCGCCGAAGGGCTCGACGACCTCGTGCACGTGCGCGTCACCCCCTTCGGGCTGACCGGCCCGCGCACCGACTGGCAGGGCACCGACTTCGTGGTCGCCGCGCTGGGCGGCATGCTCGCCCAGGTCGGCGACCCCGACGGCCCGCCGCTACGGCTCCCCGAGCAGCAGGCGGAGCAGCTCGCGGGCGTCAACGCCGCCATCGCCGCCCTGCTCGCCCTCCGCGCCCGCCGCGCCGGCCCGGGACAGCTCGTCGACGTCTCCGCGCAGGCGTGCGTCGCGGCCGCACTGGAGGCGGGGACCCTCGCCTACCTGCACGAGGACCGGGTGCCGCCCCGCCCCGGCAGCGTCCATCCCCTCGTCCCGCACGGCCTGTTCCGGGCCGCCGACGGCTACCTGGGCGGCGGCCTCGGCGGCAGCCCGCGCATGTGGGACGCGCTGCTGGAGTGGCTGCGCGAGGAGGACGCGGCGGCCGACCTCACGGAACCGCGCTGGCAGGACCCGGTCGAACGCAAGAAACACCAGGAGCACGTGTTCAAGGTCGTCCAGGACTTCGTGGGCACCTGGCCCAAGGCCGAGTTCGCGGAACGGGCCCAGGCCCGGAAGCTGCCCTGGGCCGCCGTCGACCTGCCCCACGAACTCCCCGACAACCCGCAGCTCGCCGCCCGCGACTTCTTCACCCGGGTACGGACACCGGAAGGGGAGCGGACCGACCTGGGCTTCCCCTTCGCGTTCCCCGAAGGCCACCGGGTACGGGAGCTGGAGGTCCGGGACGTGGGCGCGGACCAGGAACTGCTGCACGCCGGACCGCCCACCGAACCCCCGGTGCGGCAGACCTCCGTACAGCCCGCCCTGCACGGCATCCGCGTCCTCGACCTGACCTGGGTCCTCGCGGGCCCGTACTGCACCAAGGTCCTCGCCGACCACGGTGCCGACGTGATCAAGGTCGAGTCCATGGGCCGCCCCGACCCCACCCGCTTCGCCCCCTTCATGCACCTCTCCCGAGGCCCCCACACCGACCCCGACACCAACGGCTACTTCAACGAGGTCAACCGCAACAAACGCAGCATCGCGCTCGACACCCGGACCGACGACGGCATCGCGGTGCTGCGCGACCTCATCGCCCACAGCGACGTCCTCGTGGAGAACTTCAGCTCCACGGTCATGCGCAAACTCGGCCTGGGCTACGAGGAGTTGCGCCGCATCAACCCGGACCTCGTGTACGTCAGCATGTCGGGTATGGGGCACACCGGGCCGCGCAACGGCTGGGTGTCGTACGCCGACACGGTCTCGGCGAGCGGCGGACTGACCGGGCTGACCGGCTGGGGCCCGGACGACGTGGTCGGCGTGATCTACGGCCACGGCGACATCGTCGCGGGCCTCCAAGCCGCCCTCGCCACGGTCGCCGCGCTGGAGCACCGCTCCCTCACCGGACGCGGACAGCACGTCGACCTGTCCCAACTGGAGGCGATCGCCGCCCACATGGGCACGAGCCTCCTCGGCGGCCGGAGGGTGACACCGGCGGGCAACACCCATCCGAGCTGGAGCCCGCAGGGTGTTTACCGCTGCCTCGGCGCCGACCGCTGGCTGGCCGTGAGCGTGCGCGACGACACCGAGTGGGCCGCGCTGTGCGAGGTCATAGGCCGCCCCGAACTCGCCACCGACGAGCGGACGTTGACCGCCGAAGCGCGCAGACACGCCACGGCCCTGGTCGACGCCGCGCTGGGGGAGTGGACCCGCACGCTCCCCGCCGACGTCGCCGCCGAGGCGCTCCAGGCGCGCGGTGTCCCGGCCGGGGCGGTACAGGACGGCCGCGAACTCGTCGAGCACGACCCGCAGTTGAGGGCCCGCGGCTTCTATGTGCGCAAGGAGCACCCGGTCGCGGGCGCCTTCCTCCACGAAGGCGTCCCGATCCGCCTCACCCGCACACCCGGCGGGATCCGCGAGGCCGCGCCCGTACTCGGGGCCGACACCGACGCCGTACTGACAGAGGTGGCGGGGTTCTCGGCGGAGCGCGTCCAGCGGCTCCGGGAGGCCGGAGTCCTGCGGTGA
- a CDS encoding AMP-binding protein: MTDTVPGLLDAAAGEFGDRTFLRVGEVTRTYAQTRTAAATMAGALAERGCRPGDRVAVMAGNRIEFVDLVLGCAWLGAVLIPLNTGLRGGGLRQVLRAAEPRFLLVEEELAERVVSAGFQGELWVVGGDDVPAPGRTPAVPAAQVRPDDTAFVLFTSGTTGTARGVRCPHAQTVWWGRNVSDSLRLTADDVLYTCLPLFHTNALNILAHAMAVGASCVIDERFSASRYWERVAGAGATVVYLLGAMVPMLLAQSSGPADRAHRAWRGLSPATPESAWEPFRERFGVTLVDGFGSTETNLVVGSTPEEQRPGYLGTVRDGFSARVVDELLTPVADGVAGELVVRSAHEFAFCTGYLGEPEPGPTAWRRTGDRVVREADGWFRFVDRIKDVIRRRGENVSSHEVESVVRAHPAVADAAAFPVPSELAEDEVMVAVVPAPGQALDLRDLVRHCAEELPDFAVPRYLDTVRELPLTETGKVRKAVLRERGVTATTWDRSTPPTPARHQT; the protein is encoded by the coding sequence GTGACCGACACCGTCCCCGGCCTCCTCGACGCGGCGGCCGGGGAGTTCGGCGACCGGACCTTCCTGCGGGTGGGGGAGGTGACACGGACGTACGCACAGACCCGTACGGCCGCCGCCACCATGGCCGGAGCGCTCGCCGAACGCGGCTGCCGACCGGGTGACCGTGTCGCCGTCATGGCCGGCAACCGGATCGAGTTCGTCGACCTCGTCCTGGGCTGCGCCTGGCTGGGGGCGGTACTGATCCCGCTCAACACCGGGCTGCGGGGCGGTGGACTCCGGCAGGTGCTGCGCGCGGCGGAGCCCCGATTCCTGCTGGTGGAGGAGGAGTTGGCGGAACGTGTCGTATCGGCGGGATTCCAGGGGGAGTTGTGGGTCGTGGGCGGGGACGACGTACCGGCACCGGGCAGGACGCCCGCCGTACCGGCGGCCCAAGTGCGCCCGGACGACACCGCGTTCGTGCTGTTCACCTCCGGCACCACGGGGACGGCGCGCGGGGTGCGGTGCCCGCACGCGCAGACCGTCTGGTGGGGTCGTAACGTCTCCGACTCGCTTCGCCTCACCGCCGACGACGTGCTGTACACCTGTCTTCCGCTGTTCCACACCAACGCGCTGAACATCCTCGCGCACGCCATGGCGGTGGGGGCGAGTTGCGTGATCGACGAGCGGTTCTCGGCATCGCGGTACTGGGAGCGGGTGGCCGGGGCAGGGGCCACCGTCGTCTATCTGCTGGGCGCGATGGTGCCCATGCTGCTGGCCCAGTCTTCCGGCCCCGCCGACCGTGCGCACCGGGCCTGGCGCGGGCTCTCGCCGGCGACTCCCGAGTCTGCGTGGGAGCCGTTCCGGGAGCGGTTCGGGGTCACGCTGGTCGACGGGTTCGGGTCGACGGAGACGAACCTGGTCGTCGGGTCGACGCCCGAGGAACAGCGGCCCGGTTACCTGGGTACCGTGCGCGACGGGTTCTCCGCGCGGGTGGTCGACGAGCTGCTCACGCCCGTCGCGGACGGTGTCGCCGGTGAGCTGGTGGTCCGTAGCGCACATGAATTCGCCTTCTGCACAGGCTACTTGGGGGAGCCGGAGCCCGGACCCACCGCATGGCGGCGCACCGGCGACCGGGTGGTGCGCGAGGCCGACGGGTGGTTCCGGTTCGTCGACCGGATCAAGGACGTCATCCGGCGGCGCGGCGAGAACGTCTCCTCGCACGAGGTGGAGTCCGTCGTCCGCGCGCACCCGGCGGTCGCCGACGCGGCGGCCTTCCCGGTGCCCTCGGAGCTGGCCGAGGACGAGGTCATGGTCGCGGTCGTCCCCGCGCCCGGGCAGGCGCTGGACCTCCGGGACCTCGTACGGCACTGCGCGGAGGAGCTGCCCGACTTCGCCGTGCCCCGGTACCTCGACACCGTCCGTGAGCTCCCGCTCACCGAGACCGGCAAAGTTCGCAAGGCGGTCCTGCGGGAACGTGGGGTCACCGCCACCACCTGGGACCGTTCCACACCGCCCACCCCGGCACGACATCAAACTTGA
- a CDS encoding Fur family transcriptional regulator has product MTASQPPTTAEELRGAGLRVTAARVALLETVRHGDHLDVEAVASGVRDRVGHISLQAVYDALHALTSAGLIRRIEPAGSPARFEGRVGDNHHHLMCRSCGVVADVDCAVGEAPCLTAADDQGFSIDEAEVIYWGLCPACTAVPSS; this is encoded by the coding sequence ATGACCGCATCCCAGCCACCGACCACCGCCGAGGAGCTGCGCGGTGCCGGCCTGCGGGTGACGGCAGCCCGCGTCGCGCTGCTCGAGACCGTCCGGCACGGCGACCATCTCGATGTCGAGGCGGTCGCGTCCGGGGTCCGTGACCGCGTAGGACACATATCGCTCCAGGCCGTCTACGACGCCCTCCACGCGCTGACCTCGGCCGGACTCATACGCCGTATCGAACCGGCGGGCAGTCCCGCCCGCTTCGAAGGACGCGTCGGCGACAACCACCACCACCTCATGTGCAGGTCGTGCGGTGTCGTCGCCGATGTCGACTGCGCGGTCGGCGAGGCACCCTGCCTGACCGCTGCCGACGACCAAGGCTTCTCGATCGACGAGGCCGAGGTCATCTACTGGGGTCTGTGCCCCGCCTGTACCGCAGTCCCCAGTTCCTGA
- the katG gene encoding catalase/peroxidase HPI, whose translation MSENHDAIVTDAKSEDAGGCPVAHGRAAHPTQGGGNRQWWPERLNLKILAKDPVVANPLGADFDYAEAFQGLDLAAVKQDIAEVLTTSQDWWPADFGNYGPLMIRMAWHSAGTYRISDGRGGGGRGQQRFAPLNSWPDNGNLDKARRLLWPVKKKYGQSISWADLMILTGNVALESMGFETFGFGGGRADVWEADEDVYWGPETTWLDDQRYTGDRELENPLGAVQMGLIYVNPEGPNGNPDPLAAARDIRETFRRMAMNDEETVALIAGGHTFGKTHGAGPAESVGDDPEAAPLEAQGLGWKSTYGTGKGGDAITSGLEVTWTTKPTQWSNDFFDILFGYEWELTQSPAGANQWVAKDAEAIIPDAHDASKKKLPTMLTTDLSLRFDPIYGEISKRFHENPAQFADAFSRAWFKLTHRDLGPKSLYLGAEVPSETLLWQDPLPQAEGETIDAADVTALKAKILASDLTVSQLVSAAWASASTFRGSDKRGGANGARIRLEPQRGWEANDPDQLAQVLRVLEGIQQEFNSGAKKVSLADLIVLGGAAAVEKAAKDGGVDVEVPFTPGRVDATEEHTDVESFAALEPTVDGFRNYLGKGNRLPAEYLLLDRANLLTLTAPELTVLVGGLRVLGANQGQSTHGVLTDKVGTLTNDFFVNLLDLGTTWSSTSSDQQTFEARDASGAVKWTGTRADLVFGSNSELRALAEVYASDDAKEKFVKDFVAAWAKVSDLDRFDLV comes from the coding sequence ATGTCTGAGAACCACGACGCAATCGTCACGGACGCGAAGTCGGAGGATGCCGGGGGCTGCCCCGTCGCGCACGGGCGCGCCGCGCACCCCACCCAGGGCGGCGGTAACCGTCAGTGGTGGCCGGAGCGCCTCAACCTGAAGATCCTCGCCAAGGACCCGGTGGTCGCGAACCCGCTCGGCGCGGACTTCGACTACGCCGAGGCGTTCCAGGGTCTCGACCTCGCGGCCGTCAAACAGGACATCGCCGAGGTGCTGACCACCTCGCAGGACTGGTGGCCGGCGGACTTCGGCAACTACGGCCCGCTGATGATCCGGATGGCCTGGCACAGCGCCGGCACCTACCGCATCAGCGACGGCCGCGGCGGTGGCGGCCGCGGCCAGCAGCGCTTCGCGCCGCTGAACAGTTGGCCGGACAACGGCAACCTGGACAAGGCCCGCCGGCTGCTGTGGCCCGTCAAGAAGAAGTACGGCCAGTCCATCTCCTGGGCCGACCTCATGATCCTCACGGGCAACGTGGCGCTGGAGTCGATGGGCTTCGAGACCTTCGGCTTCGGCGGCGGCCGCGCCGACGTCTGGGAGGCCGACGAGGACGTGTACTGGGGTCCCGAGACCACCTGGCTCGACGACCAGCGCTACACCGGCGACCGCGAGCTGGAGAACCCGCTCGGCGCCGTCCAGATGGGCCTCATCTACGTCAACCCCGAGGGCCCCAACGGCAACCCGGACCCGCTGGCCGCGGCCCGCGACATCCGTGAGACCTTCCGCCGGATGGCGATGAACGACGAGGAGACCGTCGCCCTCATCGCCGGTGGCCACACCTTCGGCAAGACCCACGGCGCGGGCCCGGCCGAGTCGGTCGGCGACGACCCCGAGGCCGCCCCGCTGGAGGCGCAGGGCCTGGGCTGGAAGTCCACCTACGGCACCGGCAAGGGCGGCGACGCGATCACCTCCGGCCTCGAGGTCACCTGGACCACCAAGCCCACCCAGTGGAGCAACGACTTCTTCGACATCCTCTTCGGCTACGAGTGGGAGCTGACCCAGAGCCCCGCCGGCGCCAACCAGTGGGTGGCCAAGGACGCCGAGGCGATCATCCCCGACGCGCACGACGCGTCGAAGAAGAAGCTCCCGACGATGCTCACCACCGACCTCTCGCTGCGCTTCGACCCGATCTACGGTGAGATCTCGAAGCGCTTCCACGAGAACCCGGCGCAGTTCGCGGACGCCTTCTCCCGCGCGTGGTTCAAGCTGACCCACCGTGACCTGGGCCCGAAGTCCCTGTACCTCGGCGCGGAGGTCCCCTCCGAGACCCTGCTGTGGCAGGACCCGCTGCCGCAGGCCGAGGGCGAGACCATCGACGCCGCCGACGTCACGGCCCTCAAGGCGAAGATCCTCGCCTCGGACCTGACCGTCTCGCAGCTCGTGTCCGCCGCGTGGGCGTCCGCCTCCACCTTCCGCGGCAGCGACAAGCGCGGCGGCGCCAACGGTGCCCGTATCCGCCTGGAGCCGCAGCGCGGCTGGGAGGCCAACGACCCCGACCAGCTCGCTCAGGTGCTGCGGGTCCTCGAAGGGATCCAGCAGGAGTTCAACTCCGGCGCCAAGAAGGTCTCCCTGGCCGACCTGATCGTCCTCGGCGGTGCCGCTGCGGTCGAGAAGGCCGCCAAGGACGGCGGCGTCGACGTGGAGGTCCCCTTCACGCCGGGCCGTGTCGACGCGACCGAGGAGCACACGGACGTCGAGTCGTTCGCCGCGCTGGAGCCGACCGTCGACGGCTTCCGCAACTACCTCGGCAAGGGCAACCGCCTCCCCGCCGAGTACCTGCTGCTCGACCGGGCCAACCTGCTCACGCTGACCGCCCCCGAGCTGACCGTCCTCGTCGGCGGCCTGCGCGTCCTGGGCGCCAACCAGGGCCAGTCCACCCACGGCGTCCTCACCGACAAGGTCGGCACGCTGACGAACGACTTCTTCGTCAACCTGCTCGACCTGGGCACCACCTGGTCCTCGACCTCCTCGGACCAGCAGACCTTCGAGGCCCGCGACGCCTCCGGCGCGGTCAAGTGGACCGGCACCCGTGCCGACCTGGTCTTCGGCTCGAACTCCGAACTCCGCGCGCTCGCCGAGGTCTACGCGAGCGACGACGCGAAGGAGAAGTTCGTGAAGGACTTCGTCGCCGCGTGGGCCAAGGTCTCCGACCTGGACCGCTTCGACCTCGTCTGA
- a CDS encoding serine/threonine-protein kinase yields the protein MNEGETHRRVVDGRFELVSRLGGGGMGTVWRAQDLLLHRYVAVKEVRPPDIDLAEYDPGAAEMLRQRVLREARALARVEHPNVVTIHHIVDGGEGTYPWLVMELVQGGSLADRLERGPMAPAEAARLGSGVLDALNAAHEAGVQHRDVKPANVLLRTDGRPVLTDFGIAAIRDATALTATGSIIGTPDYMAPERVSGHSGGPAADLWSLAMMLYVAVEGHHPLRRGTTLATLAAVLQEDVPPPARAGSLMPVLSCVLVRDPEARPDAGTVGRMLAAAAAQPEDSRPETTSYRLAPPAPPSPPPTSGMQTTSRRRPAKRSRSVAVVSSVVGVVLIGTLAWKVLPGGNSDNNGSSASAGAAGQTQQSTPSVSASESSAAVKTQDMLTPTGIRTAIKAFKAKTGSDRFADFSVYPGYVIADVMVKGSQTRYTSYTYRSGTGFDEAFDNKDTIIDGDQPVKLDDFNWDAVPALLKRANKDLKVKDPTSRYLLLRSPSTNGGNTPAGMAIYLSDEYGSSGFLEATPQGIVTRLEPADE from the coding sequence ATGAACGAGGGGGAGACCCACAGACGGGTCGTCGACGGCCGCTTCGAGCTCGTGTCACGGCTCGGCGGCGGTGGCATGGGCACGGTGTGGCGCGCCCAGGACCTGCTGCTGCACCGCTACGTCGCCGTCAAGGAGGTCCGGCCGCCGGACATCGACCTCGCCGAGTACGACCCCGGCGCGGCGGAGATGCTGCGCCAGCGGGTCCTGCGCGAGGCACGGGCGCTGGCCCGGGTCGAGCACCCGAACGTGGTGACGATCCATCACATCGTCGACGGCGGCGAGGGCACCTACCCCTGGCTCGTCATGGAACTCGTCCAAGGCGGCTCACTGGCCGACCGGTTGGAGCGGGGACCGATGGCACCGGCGGAGGCCGCCCGGCTCGGCTCCGGAGTGCTCGACGCCCTCAACGCGGCGCACGAGGCGGGCGTCCAGCACCGCGACGTGAAACCCGCCAACGTGCTGCTGCGCACCGACGGCCGCCCCGTGCTCACCGACTTCGGCATCGCCGCGATCCGCGACGCCACCGCCCTCACCGCCACCGGCTCGATCATCGGCACGCCCGACTACATGGCCCCCGAGCGGGTCTCGGGCCACAGTGGTGGTCCCGCCGCCGACCTGTGGTCGCTGGCGATGATGCTGTACGTCGCCGTCGAGGGCCACCACCCGCTCCGGCGCGGTACGACGCTGGCCACGCTGGCCGCCGTACTCCAGGAGGACGTGCCACCACCTGCGCGGGCCGGGTCGTTGATGCCGGTGCTGTCCTGCGTGCTGGTCCGCGATCCCGAGGCGCGCCCGGATGCCGGGACGGTGGGGCGGATGCTGGCCGCCGCCGCGGCACAGCCCGAGGACAGTCGCCCCGAGACCACCTCGTACCGGCTCGCACCCCCGGCGCCTCCGTCGCCGCCGCCCACCAGTGGCATGCAGACGACGAGCCGGCGGCGCCCGGCGAAGCGGTCGCGAAGTGTCGCCGTGGTCTCCAGCGTCGTAGGCGTGGTGCTGATCGGCACGCTGGCCTGGAAGGTGCTGCCGGGCGGGAACAGCGACAACAACGGCTCGTCGGCGTCCGCGGGTGCCGCTGGGCAGACTCAGCAGAGCACGCCCTCCGTTTCGGCCAGCGAGAGCAGCGCCGCCGTGAAGACCCAGGACATGCTCACCCCGACCGGCATCCGGACCGCGATCAAGGCGTTCAAGGCGAAGACGGGGAGTGACAGGTTCGCCGACTTCTCCGTCTACCCGGGATACGTCATCGCGGATGTGATGGTGAAGGGCAGCCAGACCAGGTACACCAGCTACACCTATCGCTCCGGTACCGGTTTCGACGAGGCGTTCGACAACAAGGACACGATCATCGACGGAGACCAGCCGGTGAAGCTGGACGACTTCAACTGGGACGCCGTTCCCGCGTTGCTGAAGCGCGCGAACAAGGACCTGAAGGTCAAGGACCCGACGAGCCGTTACCTGTTGCTCCGGTCGCCGAGCACCAACGGCGGGAACACCCCGGCGGGCATGGCGATCTATCTGAGTGACGAGTACGGCTCCAGCGGTTTCCTGGAGGCCACCCCGCAGGGCATCGTGACGAGACTGGAGCCGGCCGACGAGTAG
- a CDS encoding flavodoxin family protein codes for MPTLLIVHHTPSPNCQSMFEAVLAGATTPEIEDVRVVRRAALSATVSDVLAADGFLLGTPANLGYMSGALKHFFDQIYYPCLDETRGRPFGYYVHGGNDVTGAVRGIESITTGLGWRRVADPVALTGEPDKAGTEACWELGATVAAGLTA; via the coding sequence GTGCCCACCCTGCTGATCGTCCATCACACCCCCTCGCCCAACTGCCAGTCCATGTTCGAGGCCGTCCTCGCCGGGGCGACAACCCCGGAGATCGAGGACGTACGGGTCGTACGCCGTGCCGCCCTGTCCGCGACCGTGTCGGACGTGCTGGCCGCCGACGGATTTCTGCTGGGCACGCCCGCGAACCTCGGTTACATGTCCGGCGCCCTCAAGCACTTCTTCGACCAGATCTACTACCCGTGCCTGGACGAGACCCGGGGCCGGCCCTTCGGGTACTACGTGCACGGCGGGAACGACGTGACGGGAGCCGTGCGCGGCATCGAGTCGATCACGACCGGGCTGGGCTGGCGGCGGGTCGCGGACCCGGTGGCGCTGACCGGTGAGCCCGACAAGGCGGGTACCGAGGCCTGCTGGGAACTCGGGGCCACGGTCGCCGCCGGGCTGACGGCCTGA
- a CDS encoding chaplin, producing the protein MRKRLTAVVGLAGAALLLCAGTASADPDPVGTAVDSPGVLSGNVVQIPVDLDLNVCGNSINVIGLLNPALGNTCED; encoded by the coding sequence ATGAGGAAGCGTCTGACGGCCGTGGTGGGTCTTGCGGGTGCGGCGTTGCTGCTGTGTGCCGGTACGGCGAGCGCGGACCCCGACCCCGTCGGTACCGCCGTCGACAGCCCGGGCGTGCTCTCCGGAAACGTCGTCCAGATCCCCGTCGACCTGGACCTGAACGTGTGCGGCAACTCGATCAATGTCATCGGTCTGCTCAACCCCGCGCTGGGCAACACCTGCGAGGACTGA
- a CDS encoding SGNH/GDSL hydrolase family protein encodes MKRETHPATTAHHRGRAVAVAAAVSGCALVVASAAPAAAHNSGQGHGRSTQYVALGDSYTSGPYIPTQVDANCARSDQNYPSVVTADRRGTVLKDVSCSGATTEEMWKAQGTNGPQLDAVQRNTDLVTVQIGGNDIGFSTIIGTCAKLSATDLTGNPCQRYYTSSGADQLALTILNTAPKVAKVLRAVHKKAPHARVLVVGYPDLLPDDGSGCYPSVPFAAKDFPYLRDTGKRLNLMLRLVAALNGAEYVDTYGPTVGHDMCKAPADRWIEPLQPASPAAPAHPNAKGEAAMAGAVLKQLERHHRY; translated from the coding sequence ATGAAGCGTGAGACGCATCCGGCCACGACGGCGCACCATCGCGGCAGGGCCGTGGCGGTCGCCGCGGCGGTCAGCGGCTGCGCCCTCGTCGTCGCCTCCGCGGCACCGGCGGCCGCGCACAACTCGGGCCAGGGGCACGGCCGTTCGACTCAGTACGTGGCGCTCGGCGACTCGTACACCTCGGGCCCGTACATACCGACCCAGGTGGACGCCAACTGCGCGCGCTCCGACCAGAATTACCCCTCGGTGGTGACGGCCGACCGCAGAGGGACCGTCCTCAAGGACGTGAGCTGCAGCGGGGCGACGACCGAGGAGATGTGGAAGGCACAGGGCACCAACGGGCCCCAACTCGACGCCGTGCAGCGGAACACGGACCTGGTGACCGTCCAGATCGGCGGCAACGACATCGGGTTCAGCACCATCATCGGCACCTGCGCCAAGCTCAGCGCCACCGACCTGACCGGCAACCCGTGCCAGCGCTACTACACCTCTTCCGGCGCCGACCAGTTGGCGCTGACCATCCTCAACACCGCGCCGAAGGTGGCCAAGGTGCTGCGCGCGGTCCACAAGAAGGCACCGCACGCGCGTGTGCTCGTCGTCGGCTACCCGGACCTCCTGCCCGACGACGGCAGCGGCTGCTACCCGTCGGTGCCGTTCGCCGCGAAGGACTTCCCCTACCTCCGTGACACCGGCAAGCGCCTCAACCTGATGCTCCGTCTGGTGGCCGCGCTCAACGGCGCGGAGTACGTCGACACCTACGGTCCGACCGTCGGCCACGACATGTGCAAGGCGCCCGCCGACCGCTGGATCGAGCCCTTGCAGCCGGCCTCCCCGGCGGCTCCGGCGCACCCCAACGCGAAGGGCGAGGCGGCCATGGCGGGCGCGGTCCTCAAACAACTGGAGAGGCACCACCGGTACTGA